In bacterium, the following proteins share a genomic window:
- a CDS encoding RtcB family protein, with protein sequence AYKDVTQVVNVLHNAGIARRVAKLRPLGVVKG encoded by the coding sequence AGGCATATAAGGATGTTACACAGGTAGTTAATGTCCTTCATAATGCCGGCATCGCCAGACGAGTAGCTAAATTAAGACCACTTGGTGTGGTTAAAGGATAA